Proteins encoded within one genomic window of Paraglaciecola psychrophila 170:
- the hutH gene encoding histidine ammonia-lyase: MERIEINPGQLTLSQLRDVYRQHIPISLSSGAHEAIHKAEMVVLDVIAEDRTVYGINTGFGLLANTKIDVSELELLQRSIVLSHAAGIGNFMSEDVVRLLLLLKINSLSRGYSGIRLQVIEALITLYNKEIYPAIPEKGSVGASGDLAPLAHMSVVLLGEGEVIYQGTRISAENALKIAGLEKIALAPKEGLALLNGTQASTAFSLRGLFCAENALNSSIAIGSLSVEAALGSRVPFDERIHEVRGHQAQTDVAAAYRGLLKESSIGHSHGGCEKVQDPYSLRCQPQVMGACLQQMRFAAQTLVIEANGVSDNPLVFSDSGDILSGGNFHAEIVAMTADMLAIALSEIGALSERRMALLIDSHLSGLPPFLVDNGGVNSGFMIAQVTSAALASENKTLAHPASIDSLPTSANQEDHVSMATFAGRRLWDIFDNVAGILAIEWLAASQGLDFRLPLETSDKLKSVKALLRTKVTFYDKDRYFSPDIENAKKLIVNRSLLDIVDIDLL; this comes from the coding sequence ATGGAACGTATCGAAATTAATCCGGGGCAACTCACCCTATCTCAATTAAGAGACGTGTACCGTCAGCATATCCCTATTTCCTTATCATCTGGTGCTCATGAGGCTATTCATAAAGCTGAAATGGTAGTGTTGGATGTGATTGCAGAAGATAGAACTGTGTATGGGATCAATACTGGTTTTGGTCTATTAGCTAATACTAAAATTGATGTGTCGGAGTTAGAACTTCTGCAACGCAGCATAGTGCTGTCACATGCTGCTGGTATTGGCAATTTTATGTCTGAAGATGTAGTGCGTTTGTTGTTATTACTTAAAATAAACTCGCTGTCTCGAGGTTATTCAGGTATTCGCTTACAAGTGATTGAAGCCCTGATTACCTTGTACAACAAAGAAATCTACCCTGCTATTCCTGAAAAAGGTTCGGTGGGTGCTTCGGGCGATTTAGCGCCGCTGGCCCACATGAGCGTAGTGCTATTAGGAGAAGGTGAAGTCATCTATCAAGGCACCCGAATTTCAGCAGAAAACGCCTTAAAAATAGCGGGACTTGAGAAAATTGCACTCGCACCTAAGGAAGGATTGGCCCTACTCAATGGGACTCAGGCGTCAACAGCTTTTTCCCTAAGAGGTCTGTTTTGTGCCGAAAATGCATTAAATTCCAGTATCGCCATTGGTTCATTAAGTGTCGAGGCTGCACTGGGTTCGAGAGTGCCTTTTGATGAACGTATTCATGAGGTGCGTGGCCATCAGGCACAAACTGATGTGGCGGCGGCTTACCGAGGTTTATTAAAAGAATCCTCTATTGGTCACTCCCACGGCGGCTGTGAAAAAGTCCAAGATCCTTATTCGCTGCGTTGCCAACCCCAAGTGATGGGCGCTTGTTTGCAACAAATGCGTTTTGCCGCACAGACGCTTGTAATAGAAGCTAATGGGGTATCAGATAACCCATTGGTATTTTCTGATAGTGGCGATATTCTTTCAGGTGGTAATTTTCACGCTGAAATCGTTGCTATGACCGCAGACATGTTAGCCATTGCTTTATCCGAAATCGGTGCCTTGTCTGAAAGACGCATGGCGTTATTGATTGACTCGCACCTAAGTGGTTTACCCCCATTTTTAGTGGATAACGGAGGGGTGAATTCTGGGTTTATGATTGCACAAGTGACCAGTGCCGCGCTTGCCAGCGAAAACAAAACCCTAGCCCACCCAGCATCAATAGATTCATTACCGACTTCGGCTAATCAAGAAGACCATGTGTCTATGGCCACCTTTGCAGGCAGACGATTATGGGATATTTTCGACAATGTAGCGGGTATTTTGGCCATAGAATGGCTGGCGGCTAGCCAAGGGTTAGACTTTAGATTGCCACTTGAAACCAGCGATAAGCTCAAATCAGTTAAAGCGTTGCTGCGTACAAAAGTGACTTTTTATGACAAAGATAGATATTTTTCACCTGATATTGAAAATGCCAAAAAGTTGATAGTGAATCGTAGTTTGTTGGATATCGTTGATATTGACTTGTTGTAA
- a CDS encoding cation:proton antiporter subunit C, whose translation MNFLELLGYFNYWVFAIILTIGLYAVINKVNLIKKLIGLSIFQSAVFLMYITMDKVEGGTAPIIQEGVEDQIFSNPLPQVLILTAIVVGVSTLSLGLAIVVRISECYGTIEENEILDAD comes from the coding sequence ATGAATTTTTTAGAACTACTGGGCTATTTCAATTATTGGGTTTTTGCTATTATTTTAACGATCGGATTGTATGCAGTAATCAATAAAGTCAATTTAATTAAAAAATTAATTGGATTATCCATCTTTCAATCAGCAGTCTTCCTTATGTATATCACCATGGACAAGGTAGAAGGCGGCACGGCCCCCATCATTCAAGAGGGTGTGGAAGATCAGATATTTTCTAACCCACTGCCTCAAGTGCTGATACTAACAGCCATAGTTGTAGGGGTATCTACCCTCTCATTAGGCTTGGCTATAGTGGTGCGTATCAGTGAATGTTACGGCACTATCGAAGAAAACGAAATTTTGGACGCCGACTAA
- the hutU gene encoding urocanate hydratase — protein sequence MNRYDPSRTIRAPRGNQLNAKSWQTEAPLRMLMNNLDVEVAEHPHSLVVYGGIGRAARDWQSYDKIVEVLKRLNIDETLLIQSGKPVGVFPTHENAPRVIIANSNLVPHWANWEHFNALDKQGLMMYGQMTAGSWIYIGSQGIVQGTYETFVSVAKHHFNGQPKGRWILTGGLGGMGGAQPLAATMAGFSMLAIEVDESRIDFRIKTGYLDKKAQDLDHAMELLKQANLAGESVSIGLLANAADVFPELVRRNITPDVVTDQTSAHDPLNGYLPKAWSLEQALSMRQTDEKLVVKAAKKSMAMQVKAMLDLQSKGAVTLDYGNNIRQMALEEGVSNAFDFPGFVPAYIRPLFCQGIGPFRWVALSGNPEDIYKTDAKVKELIPDNAHLHQWLDMAKERIQFQGLPARICWVGLGERQKLGLAFNEMVRTGELSAPIVIGRDHLDSGSVASPNRETENMLDGSDAVSDWPILNALLNTAGGATWVSLHHGGGVGMGFSQHSGVVILCDGTEDADKRIARVLHNDPATGVMRHADAGYDVAKECARKHNLDLPMLDNEGDK from the coding sequence ATGAATCGATATGACCCCAGTCGCACTATCCGTGCACCTAGAGGCAATCAACTCAACGCCAAAAGTTGGCAGACAGAAGCGCCCCTTAGAATGTTGATGAATAACCTTGACGTGGAAGTAGCTGAACATCCCCATAGTTTAGTGGTTTATGGCGGCATTGGGCGCGCTGCGAGAGACTGGCAAAGTTATGACAAAATTGTTGAAGTACTCAAACGGCTGAATATTGATGAAACTTTGCTCATCCAAAGTGGTAAACCTGTAGGTGTGTTTCCTACTCACGAAAATGCACCGCGGGTTATTATTGCTAACTCAAATTTAGTACCACACTGGGCAAACTGGGAACACTTTAATGCGTTAGATAAACAAGGCCTGATGATGTATGGCCAAATGACAGCTGGATCTTGGATATACATTGGTTCACAGGGAATAGTACAAGGCACTTATGAAACTTTTGTCAGTGTGGCAAAACATCATTTTAATGGTCAACCCAAAGGCCGCTGGATATTAACCGGTGGTTTGGGCGGTATGGGAGGTGCGCAACCTCTTGCGGCAACGATGGCTGGCTTTTCAATGTTGGCGATTGAGGTGGATGAAAGCCGTATCGATTTTCGAATAAAAACAGGATACTTAGACAAAAAGGCTCAAGACCTCGACCATGCTATGGAATTATTAAAGCAGGCCAATTTAGCTGGTGAGTCGGTTTCTATCGGTTTACTAGCTAATGCTGCAGATGTTTTTCCAGAATTGGTTAGACGCAATATAACGCCAGATGTGGTGACTGACCAAACAAGTGCTCACGATCCATTGAACGGTTACTTGCCTAAAGCTTGGAGTCTGGAGCAAGCGTTAAGTATGCGTCAAACCGATGAAAAATTAGTAGTGAAAGCCGCTAAAAAATCTATGGCCATGCAAGTTAAAGCCATGTTGGACCTACAATCTAAAGGTGCGGTCACTCTGGATTACGGCAATAACATCCGGCAAATGGCGTTAGAAGAGGGCGTGTCAAATGCCTTTGATTTCCCAGGATTTGTGCCTGCCTACATCAGGCCTTTATTTTGCCAAGGCATAGGTCCATTTCGTTGGGTGGCATTATCTGGCAATCCAGAAGATATCTATAAAACCGATGCAAAAGTAAAAGAATTAATTCCAGATAACGCGCACTTACATCAATGGTTAGATATGGCCAAAGAGCGCATTCAGTTCCAAGGTTTACCTGCACGTATTTGTTGGGTGGGTTTAGGTGAAAGGCAAAAACTGGGGCTGGCCTTTAACGAAATGGTCAGAACCGGTGAACTATCGGCACCCATAGTCATTGGTCGCGATCACCTAGATTCAGGCTCAGTTGCTTCACCTAATCGTGAAACAGAAAATATGTTAGATGGTTCAGACGCGGTATCAGATTGGCCGATACTTAATGCGCTACTAAACACTGCTGGTGGCGCAACATGGGTAAGTTTGCATCATGGAGGCGGCGTTGGCATGGGATTCAGTCAGCATTCCGGTGTAGTTATTCTGTGTGATGGCACGGAAGATGCCGACAAGCGTATCGCTAGAGTGTTACACAACGATCCTGCTACAGGCGTTATGCGTCATGCTGACGCAGGCTATGACGTGGCTAAAGAATGCGCCAGAAAGCACAATTTAGACCTGCCGATGTTAGACAACGAGGGAGATAAGTAA
- the hutC gene encoding histidine utilization repressor, whose translation MMDNKSSVQARFVQIKSALLDKIERGDMCPGDKVLSENKLAASFGVSRMTARRALSELVVEGILARSQGVGTFVSDSRPMSSILEIRSIDDEIIQRGHRYSNKVLGVHTIHASERQSVWLGVSANSLVFHTKVVHMENELVIQLEDRLVNPALAPQYIEQDFIHTTANHYLSKVAPLTQADHSVEAISPNKELADILEIDITQPCLKISRRTYSSKGIVSYARLYHPGNRYRIGGHLDFHPSN comes from the coding sequence ATGATGGATAATAAATCTTCGGTGCAAGCCAGATTTGTACAAATTAAGTCTGCATTATTAGACAAAATTGAACGTGGCGACATGTGCCCAGGTGACAAAGTGTTGTCAGAAAATAAGCTGGCAGCTAGTTTTGGTGTGAGTCGTATGACTGCTCGTCGTGCTTTATCTGAATTGGTAGTGGAGGGCATTTTGGCGAGGTCTCAAGGTGTAGGTACCTTTGTTTCTGACAGCCGACCCATGAGTTCGATTCTTGAAATACGCAGCATAGACGATGAGATCATTCAGCGCGGACATCGCTATTCAAACAAAGTGTTAGGCGTGCATACAATACATGCATCTGAACGACAAAGTGTTTGGCTGGGAGTGTCGGCTAATAGTTTAGTTTTTCATACTAAGGTTGTGCATATGGAAAACGAGCTTGTTATTCAATTAGAAGACAGATTAGTGAATCCTGCTTTAGCTCCTCAATATATTGAACAAGACTTTATACACACTACAGCGAATCATTATTTGAGCAAAGTAGCGCCTCTGACTCAGGCCGATCATTCTGTTGAAGCTATATCTCCCAATAAAGAATTAGCCGATATATTGGAAATTGATATCACCCAGCCTTGTTTGAAAATAAGTCGCCGCACTTACTCAAGTAAAGGCATTGTCAGTTATGCCCGCTTATATCATCCAGGCAACCGCTATCGAATAGGTGGTCACCTTGATTTTCACCCTTCTAATTAG
- a CDS encoding monovalent cation/H+ antiporter subunit D family protein: MDLLTHLPALQVVVPMLSAPLIVLLQPRGLAWAGATAVAVLSFAIAVALTIAVLDGQTIEYAMGGWPAPYGIALSVDAFSALVLLVITGAAAAALLAAKPSIDQQIEIERQPLFYSAWLLVLSGLVGIVVSADAFNIFVFMEISSLASYILIAGGPDRRALPAVFKYLMMGTIGATFYLIGVGLIYMMTGTLNLADMEARIGDVTDINPILVAAGFITIGLALKAAVFPMHVWVPNAYTHAPHMVTVFLAACATKVALYVLIRFDYMVFQATLDAHEIQFAMFMMPLAILGILIASAVAMFEGHLKRLLASSSIAQIGYILLGVSFVSIAGLSASAMHIFNHALAKGGLFLAVACLAYQYRDLRLNQLGGASARMPWTCAAFVVCGLSLIGVPGTAGFISKWMLINAALESGPWGWGLVAIILISSLMAVVYIWRIVEALYFQVPVEGKTPLPEAPMQLLLITGLIAVMNIYFGIFPQVPLELANSAAALLLEGSR, from the coding sequence ATGGATTTATTAACACACCTTCCTGCATTGCAAGTTGTGGTTCCGATGTTATCGGCCCCACTTATTGTTTTATTACAGCCACGTGGTCTAGCATGGGCGGGAGCAACTGCCGTTGCTGTGCTCAGTTTTGCCATTGCAGTGGCTCTTACCATTGCGGTATTAGACGGTCAAACCATTGAATATGCCATGGGTGGGTGGCCCGCACCTTATGGTATTGCCCTGTCGGTAGATGCGTTTAGTGCGCTGGTATTACTCGTCATTACGGGCGCGGCAGCAGCAGCCCTGCTAGCGGCCAAACCCAGCATTGACCAACAAATAGAAATCGAGCGTCAACCGCTTTTTTACTCGGCTTGGCTACTTGTTCTTTCTGGGCTGGTAGGAATAGTTGTATCCGCAGACGCCTTCAATATCTTTGTATTTATGGAAATTTCATCACTCGCCAGCTACATATTGATAGCGGGTGGTCCAGACCGACGCGCGCTACCTGCTGTTTTTAAATATCTGATGATGGGCACTATAGGTGCAACCTTCTACCTTATTGGTGTGGGTCTTATTTACATGATGACTGGCACGCTTAACTTGGCTGATATGGAAGCGCGGATTGGTGATGTCACCGATATTAATCCAATCCTTGTTGCAGCAGGATTCATTACTATTGGTTTAGCCCTAAAAGCTGCGGTGTTTCCAATGCATGTTTGGGTCCCAAATGCGTATACACATGCACCACATATGGTGACAGTGTTTCTCGCAGCTTGCGCCACCAAGGTTGCACTATATGTATTAATACGTTTCGACTACATGGTATTTCAGGCCACGCTTGATGCTCACGAGATCCAGTTCGCGATGTTTATGATGCCCCTAGCAATTTTAGGGATACTTATTGCCTCAGCAGTCGCAATGTTTGAAGGGCATCTTAAGAGGTTGCTTGCTTCATCTTCTATTGCACAAATCGGCTATATTTTGCTGGGTGTCAGCTTTGTGAGTATTGCAGGGTTAAGTGCCAGTGCCATGCATATATTCAACCATGCGTTAGCAAAAGGCGGGCTGTTTCTCGCTGTTGCCTGCCTTGCTTACCAATATCGCGACTTACGCCTAAACCAACTCGGCGGTGCATCTGCACGTATGCCTTGGACTTGCGCAGCTTTTGTGGTCTGTGGTTTAAGCTTGATCGGTGTCCCCGGCACTGCAGGGTTTATCAGTAAATGGATGCTAATTAATGCTGCACTTGAGAGCGGACCATGGGGCTGGGGCTTAGTCGCTATCATTCTTATAAGCTCATTGATGGCGGTAGTATATATCTGGCGCATCGTTGAAGCACTTTACTTCCAGGTTCCTGTTGAGGGAAAAACCCCGCTACCTGAAGCACCAATGCAATTATTATTGATTACTGGGCTGATTGCGGTGATGAACATATACTTTGGAATATTTCCGCAGGTTCCATTAGAGCTAGCAAATAGTGCTGCAGCCCTGCTATTAGAGGGCTCACGATGA
- a CDS encoding Na(+)/H(+) antiporter subunit D, whose product MEFELFSPAFILLIAAVLICLVKGHGRTAVILVAPIITLWAIWQVPDGVQSTVKFLSYNIEPLEGSPLRRLFATIFAIMVFVGGLYSFRVARWYELAAAFAYAAGAIGVCFAGDLITMFLYWELMAIFSTIVVWCGGTAGARAAGIRYAIMHLLGGVVLKVGIEGVVVSTGSIQIQPMLATDFSTWMILIGILINAAAPPVSAWLADAYPESTPTGSVFLSAFTTKTAVLALILLFPGEPVLIGIGLIMVMYGIIFALLENDVRRILAYSVVNQVGFMVVAVGIGTEMALNGATAHAFAHIIYKALLFMSAGVVIYRTGKNKCMELGGLFRTMPLTCVCGIIGALAISSFPLTSGFTTKSMISQAAVDGNLVWVYMALTAASAGVFLHAGIKFPWFVFFQKDSGLRPKDAPWNMGLAMVIFASLCVLLGVFPEMLYSLLPYPVNYEPYTVGKVLFYLQLLLFSGLAFFVLLPLMKRTMTISLDTDWLWRRAAVSLVRIIEQALSSIGEVIAVQRVRLQKLLHRIAINYLGQPHTADSKERGVFARSWPVGTTALWIAGLLSAYVLLYYL is encoded by the coding sequence ATGGAATTTGAACTTTTCTCTCCTGCATTTATCCTGCTCATTGCTGCTGTTCTAATTTGTCTGGTAAAAGGTCATGGGCGTACCGCAGTCATATTAGTAGCCCCCATAATCACCCTATGGGCGATATGGCAAGTCCCTGATGGCGTTCAAAGTACCGTAAAATTTCTTTCATACAATATTGAACCCCTTGAGGGTAGCCCCCTAAGGCGATTGTTCGCTACCATTTTTGCAATCATGGTCTTTGTGGGAGGGCTGTATTCTTTTCGAGTAGCACGTTGGTATGAACTTGCCGCTGCTTTTGCATACGCCGCGGGTGCCATAGGTGTCTGTTTTGCTGGTGACCTGATTACCATGTTTTTGTATTGGGAACTAATGGCGATATTTTCCACCATTGTTGTTTGGTGTGGCGGTACGGCTGGCGCAAGAGCAGCGGGGATACGTTATGCCATTATGCACCTTCTCGGGGGCGTGGTGCTTAAAGTTGGAATTGAAGGTGTGGTTGTGAGTACTGGTTCTATCCAAATTCAACCTATGCTGGCAACAGATTTTAGTACATGGATGATACTGATTGGTATATTAATAAACGCCGCAGCACCGCCTGTTTCCGCGTGGCTTGCAGATGCTTACCCAGAATCCACTCCAACCGGCTCGGTGTTTCTGTCGGCATTTACAACCAAAACAGCTGTGCTGGCACTTATATTGTTGTTCCCCGGCGAGCCTGTGTTGATTGGCATAGGTTTGATTATGGTTATGTACGGCATCATCTTTGCCCTACTTGAAAACGATGTTCGGCGCATTTTAGCCTACTCTGTGGTTAACCAGGTCGGTTTCATGGTGGTTGCTGTGGGTATTGGCACCGAAATGGCACTCAATGGGGCGACGGCACATGCTTTTGCACACATTATTTATAAAGCACTGTTATTTATGAGTGCGGGCGTGGTTATCTATCGCACGGGTAAAAATAAATGTATGGAGCTGGGTGGTCTTTTTCGCACTATGCCGCTAACCTGCGTCTGCGGTATTATAGGTGCTTTAGCCATTTCAAGTTTTCCACTGACATCAGGCTTCACCACAAAAAGTATGATTTCCCAAGCTGCAGTTGATGGAAATCTAGTATGGGTGTATATGGCATTAACTGCCGCATCTGCCGGTGTGTTTTTACATGCTGGGATAAAATTCCCATGGTTTGTGTTTTTTCAAAAAGATTCAGGTTTACGACCTAAAGATGCACCTTGGAATATGGGACTGGCGATGGTCATTTTTGCCAGCTTGTGTGTTTTACTCGGTGTTTTCCCCGAGATGCTTTATAGCTTGCTTCCCTATCCAGTTAATTATGAACCGTATACGGTTGGCAAAGTATTGTTCTATTTACAATTACTATTATTTTCAGGACTTGCGTTCTTCGTGCTGTTGCCACTGATGAAACGAACTATGACAATAAGCCTCGACACTGATTGGTTATGGAGACGTGCAGCCGTTTCATTGGTGAGAATAATAGAGCAAGCACTTAGTTCGATCGGTGAAGTTATTGCAGTACAAAGAGTACGTTTGCAGAAATTGTTACATCGGATCGCCATCAATTACTTGGGGCAACCCCACACGGCTGACAGTAAAGAAAGAGGCGTGTTTGCCCGTTCTTGGCCTGTAGGCACCACCGCTTTATGGATTGCAGGGTTATTATCGGCCTACGTGCTGCTGTATTACTTGTAG
- the hutI gene encoding imidazolonepropionase → MTKQCDVVIENVRIASMQKNGKAYGILSQSCVAIKDGKVLAIFGSSDTSYQSSKKVDGENKWLLPGFIDCHTHLVYGGNRANEFEQRLQGKTYTEIAQQGGGIQGTVNATRDASELTLLTSAIKRAARLVKEGVTCIEVKSGYGLDLDTELKMLKVAKQISEHLPVSIIPTYLGAHTVPIEYRSNPDDYVQFVCDQVIPAVAGQQLASCVDVFCESIGFSPAQCRKIFAAAKTHKLNVKAHVEQLSDLKGAKLAAEFGAISVDHIEYLDPKDIPALKQSGTVAVLLPGAFYYLSETQKPPVAALRANKVPMAIATDLNPGSSPIASILTIMNMASVLFGLTPEEVLQGVTLHAAKALDIANKGQIQTGMDADLCLWDIEHPAELVYGINQHRPAAKWFAGREC, encoded by the coding sequence ATGACTAAGCAGTGTGATGTAGTAATAGAAAATGTGCGTATTGCTTCGATGCAAAAAAACGGCAAAGCTTACGGCATACTTAGTCAATCTTGTGTTGCCATAAAAGACGGCAAAGTACTCGCCATATTCGGTAGTTCTGACACGTCCTACCAGAGTAGTAAAAAAGTCGATGGCGAAAACAAATGGTTACTACCTGGGTTTATCGACTGTCATACCCATCTGGTTTATGGCGGCAATAGAGCTAATGAGTTTGAGCAACGGCTACAAGGCAAAACCTATACTGAAATAGCCCAACAAGGCGGAGGTATTCAAGGTACGGTAAATGCCACCAGAGATGCATCTGAACTAACCTTGCTCACCAGTGCCATTAAACGCGCTGCGAGATTAGTTAAAGAAGGGGTGACCTGTATCGAAGTGAAGTCGGGTTACGGTTTAGATTTGGATACCGAATTAAAAATGCTCAAAGTCGCCAAACAAATTTCTGAGCATTTGCCTGTTAGTATTATTCCCACTTATCTTGGGGCGCATACTGTGCCCATAGAATACCGCTCTAACCCTGATGATTACGTTCAATTTGTTTGTGATCAAGTAATACCCGCTGTTGCTGGACAGCAATTGGCCAGTTGTGTTGACGTGTTTTGTGAAAGCATTGGCTTCTCGCCAGCACAATGCCGCAAGATTTTTGCAGCCGCTAAAACCCACAAACTCAATGTGAAGGCCCATGTTGAACAGCTCTCTGATTTAAAGGGTGCCAAACTTGCAGCTGAGTTTGGTGCCATCTCTGTCGACCATATTGAATATTTAGACCCTAAAGATATCCCCGCACTAAAACAATCGGGTACGGTTGCTGTGTTGTTACCCGGCGCATTTTATTATCTTAGTGAAACCCAAAAACCGCCTGTAGCCGCACTCAGGGCCAACAAGGTTCCTATGGCGATAGCCACCGACTTAAACCCGGGTAGTTCACCCATTGCATCCATTTTAACCATAATGAATATGGCGAGTGTGTTGTTTGGTTTGACTCCGGAAGAAGTACTTCAAGGTGTCACCCTGCATGCTGCCAAAGCACTAGATATTGCAAACAAAGGCCAAATTCAAACCGGGATGGATGCAGACTTATGCCTGTGGGATATCGAACACCCGGCAGAGCTGGTTTATGGTATTAACCAGCATAGGCCAGCTGCTAAGTGGTTCGCTGGAAGGGAGTGCTAA
- a CDS encoding monovalent cation/H+ antiporter subunit D family protein, protein MTPETAILVAIGIPLVGALAIALAGRISPNLREAATAITSLSLIWVVWGLLPILMDGGRPSVEVSQVMPGLTIAFTVEPLGMLFAALASGLWLINSIYSVGYMRGNKEQNQTRFFACFALALSATIGVAFAGNLFTLFLFYELLTLSTYPLVAHKGDAATVRSARIYLGVLLSTSIGLFLPAIIWTYSVAGTGDFTTGGILAGKLNDPEIGLLLGLFVFGVGKAAVMPVHKWLPAAMVAPTPVSALLHAVAVVKAGVFTITKIIVYIFGIDFLFEASSSQWLLYAAAFTIITASLVALRQTNIKRLLAYSTIAQLSYVVMAAAILKPLAEVGAAIHMVAHAFGKITLFFAAGAIYVASKKTEIHQLRGIGRRMPWTMAAFTIGALSMIGVPPTGGFVSKWYILAGAFEANNLVAVFTIIASTVLNAAYFLPILYMVWFEREKEGGNEHGEAPFLAVLALCLTALLTLAFFLFNGPVIELESQVVKGLG, encoded by the coding sequence ATGACACCAGAAACCGCAATATTAGTCGCCATTGGCATCCCATTAGTAGGCGCACTAGCTATTGCTCTTGCTGGGCGCATAAGTCCTAACCTGCGTGAAGCAGCTACTGCAATTACCTCACTGTCATTAATTTGGGTAGTCTGGGGGCTGTTGCCCATTCTGATGGATGGTGGACGTCCCTCAGTAGAGGTAAGTCAGGTGATGCCGGGTCTAACCATTGCTTTTACAGTGGAACCGCTGGGCATGTTATTTGCTGCCTTGGCATCAGGTCTTTGGCTTATCAACTCAATATATTCCGTAGGCTACATGCGTGGCAACAAAGAGCAAAACCAAACACGCTTTTTTGCCTGTTTCGCCCTTGCTCTTTCCGCCACTATTGGTGTAGCTTTTGCCGGCAATCTGTTTACTTTATTTTTATTCTATGAACTGTTAACGCTTTCTACGTATCCGCTGGTAGCCCACAAAGGTGATGCTGCTACAGTGCGTTCAGCAAGAATTTATTTAGGTGTTTTACTTAGCACATCAATCGGTTTATTTTTACCTGCGATAATTTGGACCTACTCAGTGGCAGGAACAGGCGATTTTACCACTGGGGGTATCCTCGCTGGTAAGTTGAATGATCCTGAAATTGGTTTACTTCTAGGCCTATTCGTATTTGGTGTGGGTAAAGCAGCAGTGATGCCTGTTCACAAATGGCTACCTGCAGCAATGGTTGCACCTACGCCAGTGAGTGCCTTACTGCATGCCGTTGCAGTGGTAAAGGCGGGTGTATTTACTATCACAAAAATTATCGTTTACATATTTGGAATTGATTTTCTGTTTGAAGCTTCCAGCTCCCAATGGTTGTTGTATGCTGCAGCATTTACCATCATTACTGCAAGCTTAGTGGCATTACGGCAAACCAACATCAAACGCCTACTTGCTTACTCTACTATTGCCCAACTTTCGTATGTGGTTATGGCCGCAGCTATACTTAAACCACTAGCAGAAGTAGGTGCAGCTATACATATGGTTGCTCACGCTTTTGGCAAGATAACTTTATTCTTTGCGGCAGGAGCCATTTACGTTGCCTCCAAGAAAACCGAAATTCATCAATTACGCGGTATTGGTAGGCGAATGCCATGGACCATGGCGGCATTTACGATCGGAGCGCTGAGTATGATCGGTGTCCCACCCACAGGCGGTTTTGTATCTAAATGGTATATTTTAGCTGGCGCATTTGAAGCCAATAATCTTGTAGCCGTATTCACCATCATTGCCAGTACAGTGCTAAACGCAGCGTACTTTTTACCCATTTTATACATGGTTTGGTTTGAACGCGAAAAAGAAGGTGGCAACGAACATGGAGAAGCACCGTTTTTAGCCGTGTTAGCATTGTGTTTAACCGCATTACTGACACTCGCTTTCTTCTTGTTTAACGGTCCAGTAATTGAGTTGGAAAGCCAAGTAGTGAAGGGGCTGGGTTAA